One genomic window of Actinoalloteichus hoggarensis includes the following:
- a CDS encoding choice-of-anchor P family protein yields the protein MFVKTARASLGLALVLGLQLGSALPASGQETTGTEPSSAFALRAQGLLAVEPTPYLTGEHGFQQRSVADLSVANGLVRAGVLDTEVDTHRAEATVTDLRVGLAGALLSELGLGDLAATAVEATCDQGRGSTRLVGASLGGIALDASAAPNTGVDVPGLATVMLNRQVTGPDGSLTVTALSVEVAGLQSIDIASATCAAGADEPGTPEPTDPRPEPEVPGEEPETPETEGPGPEGPGAEGPGAEAPQPAPRPTPIRGHHPVTG from the coding sequence GTGTTCGTCAAGACCGCACGCGCATCCCTGGGCCTCGCCCTCGTCCTCGGCCTCCAGCTCGGCTCGGCACTGCCCGCCTCGGGCCAGGAGACGACCGGCACCGAGCCGAGTTCGGCCTTCGCACTGCGAGCCCAGGGGCTGCTCGCCGTCGAGCCCACGCCGTACCTGACTGGAGAGCACGGCTTCCAGCAGCGTTCCGTCGCCGACCTGAGCGTGGCGAACGGCCTGGTCCGAGCGGGCGTGCTCGACACCGAGGTCGACACCCACCGTGCGGAGGCGACCGTCACGGACCTCCGGGTCGGGCTGGCCGGGGCGCTGCTGTCGGAACTGGGGCTGGGCGACCTCGCCGCGACCGCCGTCGAGGCGACGTGCGATCAGGGCCGGGGGTCGACCCGCCTGGTCGGCGCGTCGCTGGGCGGGATCGCGCTGGACGCCTCGGCGGCCCCCAACACCGGAGTCGACGTGCCCGGTCTGGCCACGGTGATGCTGAACCGGCAGGTCACCGGTCCGGACGGCTCGCTGACGGTCACGGCCCTCTCCGTCGAGGTCGCCGGGCTTCAGAGCATCGACATCGCCTCCGCCACCTGCGCGGCAGGCGCCGACGAGCCGGGGACACCCGAGCCGACCGACCCTCGGCCGGAGCCGGAGGTGCCCGGTGAGGAGCCGGAGACGCCGGAGACCGAGGGTCCCGGGCCGGAGGGACCCGGAGCCGAGGGGCCTGGAGCCGAGGCACCGCAGCCCGCTCCCCGGCCGACGCCGATCCGCGGCCATCACCCGGTGACCGGCTGA
- a CDS encoding ABC transporter substrate-binding protein — MRRELAALAVGAVLVTGACGGGDPLSDESGPAEDGRIVVGSADFAENQLLMEMYAEVLREGGAEVTTRPGVGNREFIVDGLQDGSLTIVPEYSGNLLHHFAQVEPGTSPEEIVDLLDESLPEELGILAPAEAENSDVLVVTEETADRLDLTSLADLGPRCGDLVLGAAGEWAERWAEPIAELYDCSFAEIRTTDAGGPITVDELAAGNVDVANLFTTMSAIEENDFVELADPERLYPAQQVVPLVRAGALSEEQQAALDELSAALTTEDLKEMVRRIEVDRENYADVAQEFVAGL, encoded by the coding sequence GCGCCTGTGGCGGCGGCGACCCGTTGAGCGACGAGAGCGGGCCCGCCGAGGACGGTCGGATCGTCGTCGGCTCGGCCGACTTCGCCGAGAACCAGTTGTTGATGGAGATGTACGCCGAGGTGCTGCGTGAGGGCGGTGCCGAGGTGACCACTCGACCCGGCGTCGGCAACCGCGAGTTCATCGTCGACGGCCTCCAGGACGGCTCGCTGACGATCGTCCCCGAGTACTCGGGGAATCTGCTGCACCACTTCGCCCAGGTGGAGCCCGGCACGTCGCCGGAGGAGATCGTCGACCTTCTCGACGAGTCGCTGCCCGAGGAGCTGGGCATCCTCGCCCCCGCCGAGGCGGAGAACAGCGACGTGCTGGTGGTGACCGAGGAGACGGCGGACCGGCTCGACCTCACCTCGCTGGCCGATCTGGGACCGCGGTGCGGTGACCTGGTCCTCGGCGCGGCCGGGGAATGGGCCGAGCGGTGGGCCGAGCCGATCGCCGAGTTGTACGACTGCTCCTTCGCCGAGATCAGGACCACCGACGCCGGCGGCCCGATCACCGTCGACGAGCTGGCGGCGGGCAACGTGGACGTGGCGAACCTGTTCACCACGATGTCGGCCATCGAGGAGAACGACTTCGTCGAGCTGGCCGACCCGGAGCGGCTCTACCCGGCCCAGCAGGTGGTGCCGCTGGTCCGCGCGGGGGCATTGAGCGAGGAGCAGCAGGCCGCGCTCGACGAGTTGTCCGCGGCGCTGACCACGGAGGACCTCAAGGAGATGGTCCGGCGCATCGAGGTCGACCGGGAGAACTACGCCGACGTGGCGCAGGAGTTCGTCGCCGGGCTCTGA